A window of the Vallitalea okinawensis genome harbors these coding sequences:
- a CDS encoding ABC transporter substrate-binding protein → MKTRFKLLALLMVLVLIMGITGCVKSGETSGTQGQMTEENKSGDISKTDSTEDGEELEFVELTFLMMGNVPTNGQLELAMAEWNKILEEEINAHLKIEWVEWADWLTKYNLLMASGEPIDLITSGDWLDMWPNAQKGAFMPLDDLLQYAPLTSADITAEEWETCKLDDTTYFFPEQNYTQYVNHGFYYRGDWAKEFGIDKVTDYESFGQYLQGVADNKEGVVPWDANGSKFDLYDGWIISETDSLELLMVPTGYHKAVWAESKENKYTAYSPIFNDTFMEFAKTMQEWGDAGYWREDVLNFKGDTRELFKAGQSGADQHHTQTYRGLRWEMDNLIPGSEIGFYPFGSTRKNLTQLSIIHGATAIGANSQNPERAVMAYEILRQNEEFYRLFVYGREGVQYEIVDGVKTRPEGYNDADHEFYTDFWSGREDKFELPTDTEYAGIYDLWAEFDSYAIPDPYSRFIFDRTPVEAELAAISDVTSALGPAITYGKTGDPEAAVVEYREKLKKAGIDKVLEEVQRQLDDYKVMVEGK, encoded by the coding sequence ATGAAAACACGTTTCAAATTATTAGCATTACTCATGGTCCTAGTCTTAATTATGGGGATTACCGGATGCGTAAAAAGTGGGGAGACATCAGGAACTCAAGGTCAGATGACGGAGGAGAATAAGTCAGGTGACATTAGTAAAACAGATTCAACAGAAGATGGTGAGGAATTGGAATTTGTTGAATTAACCTTCTTAATGATGGGGAACGTACCTACAAATGGGCAATTGGAACTTGCAATGGCAGAATGGAATAAGATTCTTGAAGAAGAAATCAATGCTCACCTCAAGATTGAGTGGGTTGAATGGGCAGATTGGTTAACAAAATATAATCTTTTAATGGCTTCTGGTGAACCAATAGATTTGATTACTTCCGGTGACTGGTTAGATATGTGGCCAAACGCACAAAAAGGTGCATTTATGCCACTTGATGACTTACTACAATATGCGCCATTGACTTCTGCAGACATAACAGCAGAAGAATGGGAAACGTGTAAACTTGACGATACAACTTACTTTTTTCCAGAGCAAAATTATACCCAGTATGTTAACCATGGTTTCTATTATAGAGGCGATTGGGCTAAAGAGTTCGGTATAGACAAAGTTACTGACTATGAATCATTTGGTCAATACCTTCAAGGTGTTGCTGACAACAAAGAAGGTGTAGTACCTTGGGATGCAAATGGCTCAAAGTTTGACTTATATGATGGATGGATTATTTCAGAAACAGATTCACTTGAGCTATTGATGGTGCCTACTGGATACCATAAAGCTGTTTGGGCTGAATCAAAAGAAAATAAGTATACAGCCTATAGTCCAATCTTTAACGACACCTTTATGGAATTTGCGAAAACAATGCAAGAGTGGGGTGATGCTGGCTACTGGAGAGAAGATGTTCTTAACTTCAAAGGTGATACAAGAGAGCTATTTAAAGCAGGCCAATCCGGTGCTGATCAACACCACACGCAGACTTATAGAGGTCTTAGATGGGAAATGGATAATCTCATTCCAGGTTCAGAAATTGGTTTCTATCCATTTGGCTCTACAAGAAAGAACTTAACACAATTATCAATTATCCATGGTGCTACTGCTATAGGTGCAAACAGCCAGAACCCAGAAAGAGCAGTTATGGCTTATGAAATCTTAAGACAGAATGAAGAGTTCTATAGATTATTTGTTTACGGTAGAGAAGGTGTTCAATATGAGATCGTTGATGGTGTAAAAACACGTCCAGAAGGTTACAACGATGCAGATCATGAATTCTATACAGATTTTTGGTCAGGTCGAGAAGATAAATTTGAATTACCAACTGATACTGAATATGCAGGAATCTATGATTTATGGGCAGAATTTGACAGCTATGCTATTCCAGATCCATACTCAAGATTCATCTTTGACAGAACACCAGTTGAAGCAGAGCTTGCTGCAATCTCTGATGTAACAAGTGCACTTGGTCCAGCCATTACTTATGGTAAAACTGGTGACCCAGAAGCGGCAGTAGTAGAATACAGAGAAAAGCTTAAAAAGGCTGGTATCGATAAGGTTTTAGAAGAAGTTCAAAGACAACTTGATGACTACAAGGTAATGGTAGAAGGTAAATAG
- a CDS encoding sugar-binding domain-containing protein has protein sequence MRGNRIKKNMNLDWKFHRGDSPFPGYKGIDDSDWLQVTLPHDWSVGEPFSKEHASGTGYLPGGVGWYRKTFQLDEDLEGKKVYINFDGVYNNSQVWCNSYYLGKRPYGYSAFSYDITPFVQFGKSDNVISVKVDHKDIADSRWFTGAGIYRDVTLTVVDPIHIGRHGVFVTTPSVTTDMAVVNGQVTVLNEGEYTSEIEVKSQLLDLDEHVLVSKSTTVSIELGSRVELNQSLNLDNPVLWSPDYPKLYIFRTELFNQGQLIDRVDTTTGIRWYNLDPKTGFSLNDVNMKLKGLCIHHDAGCLGAAVPKKVWKRRLKKFKEVGCNAIRMSHNPPATNLLDLCDEMGFLVMDEAFDEWEGVKNKWWKGHNVYPPKHYGYYEDFPEWHERDIKEMVLRDRNHPSIIAWSIGNEVDYPNDPYCHPSFKSMTGNNDKNKPAVERQYDPNKPNAERLAVIARKLVKHVKAYDTTRPVTAALAFPELSNHTGYADALDIVGYNYKEHLYEKDCIEYPNRVIYGSENGKHVKEWAYVKDNDHICGQFLWTGIDFLGEAQGWPIRVSEAGLMDLTGREKTSFYLRKSLWQEKPMVYITTKDKNVEQVNWWDRGDVPHWNYNEKAVVTVFAYTNCEEVELFLNDKSLGSIKLSECELGNLGYEMAWDVPFDPGRLKGVGKIDQESVCECELNTSGEGDRIKMSSDVEYLESTGEDIAHVEVKIIDVNGQLSYFANDIIKFDIEGPGEILGIENGDPSDLEPYSSKERKTYNGKLLVYIRSTCEKGKIRLKAITEGVNSEQIDLDAI, from the coding sequence ATGAGAGGAAATAGAATTAAAAAAAATATGAATTTAGATTGGAAATTTCATAGAGGAGATTCACCTTTTCCAGGGTATAAGGGCATTGATGATAGCGATTGGCTCCAAGTGACATTACCGCATGATTGGTCAGTCGGGGAACCATTTAGCAAAGAACATGCAAGTGGCACAGGCTATTTACCAGGTGGTGTAGGCTGGTACCGCAAAACCTTTCAGCTTGATGAAGATCTGGAAGGTAAGAAGGTGTACATTAACTTTGATGGTGTATATAACAACAGTCAAGTGTGGTGCAATTCTTATTATTTAGGAAAAAGGCCCTATGGTTATAGTGCTTTTTCTTATGACATAACGCCTTTTGTTCAATTTGGTAAATCAGACAATGTGATTTCAGTCAAAGTGGATCATAAAGATATTGCTGATTCTAGATGGTTTACTGGAGCGGGTATTTATAGGGATGTAACATTGACAGTTGTTGACCCTATCCATATTGGTCGTCATGGTGTATTTGTCACAACCCCATCCGTCACAACTGATATGGCAGTAGTAAATGGTCAAGTAACTGTATTGAATGAGGGTGAGTATACATCTGAGATTGAAGTTAAGAGTCAACTTCTTGATCTGGATGAACATGTGCTTGTTAGTAAATCAACAACAGTAAGTATAGAACTAGGCAGTAGAGTTGAACTCAATCAATCCCTGAATCTTGATAATCCTGTATTATGGTCACCAGATTACCCCAAGCTATATATATTTAGAACTGAACTGTTTAATCAAGGTCAATTAATTGATCGAGTTGATACAACTACAGGTATTAGATGGTATAATTTAGATCCCAAAACAGGGTTTAGCTTAAACGATGTTAATATGAAGTTAAAGGGGCTGTGTATCCATCATGATGCAGGGTGTTTAGGAGCAGCTGTGCCTAAAAAAGTTTGGAAAAGAAGACTTAAAAAATTTAAAGAAGTTGGTTGTAATGCTATTCGAATGAGTCACAACCCTCCTGCTACAAACTTACTGGATTTATGTGATGAGATGGGCTTCTTAGTCATGGATGAAGCTTTTGATGAATGGGAAGGTGTTAAGAATAAATGGTGGAAAGGGCATAATGTATATCCACCAAAGCATTATGGTTATTATGAAGATTTCCCAGAGTGGCATGAAAGAGATATAAAGGAAATGGTATTGAGAGATCGAAATCATCCATCGATCATAGCTTGGAGTATTGGCAATGAGGTTGATTATCCGAATGATCCTTATTGCCATCCAAGCTTTAAGTCCATGACTGGCAATAATGATAAAAACAAACCAGCAGTGGAGAGGCAGTATGACCCTAATAAACCTAATGCTGAAAGACTAGCTGTAATTGCCAGAAAGCTTGTTAAGCACGTAAAAGCATATGATACCACAAGACCTGTTACTGCAGCACTTGCATTTCCAGAGTTATCTAATCATACAGGGTATGCTGATGCACTTGATATTGTAGGTTATAACTATAAAGAGCATTTGTATGAAAAAGATTGCATAGAATATCCTAATCGAGTGATTTATGGTAGTGAAAACGGAAAGCATGTTAAAGAATGGGCATATGTGAAAGATAATGACCATATATGCGGACAGTTTCTTTGGACCGGTATAGACTTTTTAGGAGAAGCTCAAGGATGGCCAATACGTGTTTCGGAGGCTGGATTAATGGATCTAACTGGTCGAGAGAAAACAAGTTTCTATTTAAGAAAAAGCTTATGGCAAGAAAAGCCTATGGTTTACATAACCACTAAAGATAAGAACGTCGAGCAGGTTAACTGGTGGGATAGAGGTGATGTACCTCATTGGAATTATAATGAAAAAGCAGTTGTGACTGTTTTTGCTTACACAAATTGTGAAGAAGTTGAGTTGTTTTTGAATGATAAGTCACTTGGTAGTATTAAGCTTTCAGAATGTGAACTTGGTAATCTTGGTTACGAGATGGCTTGGGATGTACCTTTTGACCCAGGTCGATTAAAGGGTGTAGGTAAGATAGATCAAGAGAGTGTATGTGAGTGTGAACTAAATACTAGTGGAGAGGGTGATAGGATTAAAATGTCTTCAGATGTTGAATATTTAGAATCAACGGGTGAAGATATTGCTCATGTTGAAGTGAAAATCATCGATGTGAATGGTCAATTATCTTATTTTGCTAATGATATAATTAAGTTTGACATTGAAGGACCTGGTGAGATTCTTGGCATAGAAAATGGTGATCCTTCAGATTTAGAGCCATATAGCTCAAAAGAAAGAAAAACTTATAATGGTAAGCTATTGGTTTATATTCGATCTACTTGCGAAAAGGGTAAGATTAGACTTAAAGCTATAACAGAGGGGGTAAACTCAGAACAAATTGATTTAGATGCTATTTAA
- a CDS encoding carbohydrate ABC transporter permease produces MIEKNNKLSSKKDSGKVIMTAVSYVFITFFTLACLLPFILMLSSSLTSEKSVIINGFNLWPKEFSTLAYKIIFENPKDILGGYIVTILLTTIGTALGLWIISMTGYALQRKDFAWRNKITYFFYFTTLFSGGLVPYYLLMTKYLGLKDNYLAILLPGLMSPWLIILMRNFMKSIPHSITESAKIDGANDFQIYTKLIMPLAKPALATIGLFLALQYWNEWYNAMLFLSPNVEHRPLQLYLYNVVTQAESIKNSAANSNVPPQDMPNETIKMAVGIIATGPVIIFYPFVQKYFIQGITIGAVKG; encoded by the coding sequence ATGATTGAAAAGAATAATAAATTAAGTTCTAAAAAAGACTCAGGAAAAGTTATTATGACTGCCGTAAGCTATGTCTTTATAACATTCTTTACATTAGCTTGTTTATTACCATTTATATTGATGTTATCATCTTCATTAACATCAGAAAAATCGGTGATTATCAATGGATTTAATCTATGGCCAAAGGAATTCAGTACATTAGCATATAAGATTATCTTTGAAAATCCTAAAGATATTCTGGGTGGTTATATTGTAACAATACTTCTAACAACAATAGGGACAGCGTTAGGGCTATGGATCATTTCAATGACAGGTTATGCCTTACAGAGAAAAGATTTTGCTTGGAGAAATAAAATCACCTATTTTTTCTACTTCACTACTTTATTCTCAGGCGGTTTAGTACCATACTATTTGTTAATGACTAAATACCTAGGTTTAAAAGATAACTACTTAGCTATATTATTACCAGGTCTTATGAGTCCTTGGCTAATTATATTGATGAGAAATTTTATGAAATCCATACCTCATTCCATTACAGAATCAGCTAAAATTGATGGAGCCAATGATTTTCAAATCTATACAAAGCTCATTATGCCATTGGCAAAACCTGCACTTGCAACGATTGGATTGTTTTTAGCTTTGCAATATTGGAATGAGTGGTATAATGCAATGTTGTTCTTATCACCAAATGTAGAGCATAGACCACTTCAATTATATTTATATAATGTTGTAACACAGGCTGAATCAATTAAGAACTCAGCTGCTAATTCTAATGTACCACCACAGGATATGCCTAACGAGACAATAAAGATGGCTGTTGGTATTATTGCAACAGGGCCTGTGATTATTTTCTATCCCTTTGTACAAAAATACTTTATTCAGGGTATTACTATTGGCGCTGTAAAAGGGTAG
- a CDS encoding peptide ABC transporter substrate-binding protein, protein MKFRRIFTKTLVTVLTLSIFLGGNIQVSSKESSRDIIRVDSGFENLNQSLEDDERLYLQKGEPSTLDINKGYDSATRFILNNVSEGLFSYDHNRRIVAGVADSYSLSEDQLSYTFYLRKDAKWNDGSPVTAHDFVYSWQRLCDFEDQAKALLTAANIKNYKNVLEGKSPKEDLGIKAIDDYTLVVELENPVPYFLSLLTQHNFAPIKKDMVIASGDKYGTDLEYIAYNGPYIISDWDKGNYLLLTKNPYYWGSEFIDVENINVLVYIKYGYDAFLYNIIDTTKLYYDDYVKAYMYGLTPISTKNDAMFYLKFNQNDTLLQNENARRAIALGFDNSYITELTQTGHAANYYVPSGFFKDEDGVDFRQNNNEFLQYNEDLALKFWDQAKSELGIQTYTMELLTFNTYLSQFIAIYIKEELEDNLPGLTVNIVQQPSDIKQELENTGQYTCSFAGWGMDYNDPLSYLEIFSSNSPYNDVDYNSPLYDTIIQLAQSSSALDEDEKWELLKAAETLLLQEDVVIKPIYQQGNYYLVMDHIKNLIQDYGMNDSLKFVIIE, encoded by the coding sequence ATGAAATTTCGTAGGATTTTTACCAAAACATTAGTAACTGTATTAACATTAAGTATTTTCCTGGGAGGTAATATCCAGGTAAGTTCTAAGGAATCTAGTAGAGATATTATAAGGGTCGATAGTGGTTTTGAAAACTTAAATCAATCATTAGAAGATGATGAAAGATTATATCTCCAGAAAGGAGAACCTTCTACTTTAGATATAAATAAGGGATATGATTCAGCTACAAGATTTATTTTAAATAATGTATCAGAAGGTTTATTCTCATATGACCATAACAGGAGAATTGTAGCTGGTGTAGCTGATAGCTATTCATTATCCGAAGATCAATTAAGTTATACTTTCTACCTTAGAAAAGACGCAAAATGGAACGATGGCTCTCCTGTTACAGCACATGATTTTGTATACTCATGGCAGCGTTTATGTGACTTTGAAGATCAAGCAAAAGCATTGTTAACTGCTGCTAATATTAAAAACTATAAAAATGTATTAGAGGGTAAATCACCTAAAGAAGACTTAGGTATAAAAGCTATAGATGATTATACACTAGTTGTTGAGCTTGAGAATCCTGTCCCCTATTTTCTTTCACTACTAACTCAACATAATTTTGCACCAATAAAAAAAGATATGGTTATAGCTTCTGGAGATAAATATGGTACTGACTTAGAATATATCGCTTATAATGGCCCATATATAATTTCAGATTGGGATAAAGGCAACTATTTATTACTTACAAAAAATCCTTATTATTGGGGAAGTGAGTTTATTGATGTTGAAAATATCAACGTCTTAGTATATATAAAATATGGCTATGATGCTTTTCTATATAATATAATTGACACTACAAAGCTTTATTATGATGATTATGTAAAAGCTTACATGTATGGCCTTACTCCTATTAGTACCAAAAATGATGCTATGTTTTATTTAAAATTTAATCAAAATGATACTTTACTCCAAAACGAGAATGCAAGAAGAGCTATAGCACTAGGATTTGATAATAGCTACATAACTGAATTAACACAAACCGGACATGCTGCTAATTACTATGTACCATCGGGATTTTTTAAAGATGAAGATGGTGTAGATTTTAGACAAAATAATAATGAATTCCTTCAATATAATGAGGATTTAGCATTAAAATTTTGGGATCAAGCTAAATCAGAGTTAGGTATTCAAACTTATACAATGGAACTACTGACTTTTAATACCTATCTTAGTCAGTTCATAGCTATTTATATTAAAGAAGAATTAGAAGATAACTTACCTGGATTAACAGTCAATATTGTACAGCAACCATCTGATATAAAACAAGAATTAGAAAACACAGGTCAATATACTTGCAGTTTTGCAGGATGGGGAATGGACTATAATGATCCATTATCTTATCTTGAGATATTTAGTTCTAATTCACCCTACAATGATGTAGACTACAATAGCCCTCTTTATGATACTATTATTCAACTCGCCCAATCTTCATCAGCCCTTGATGAAGATGAAAAATGGGAGCTTCTCAAAGCTGCTGAAACTCTATTATTACAAGAAGATGTCGTTATTAAACCCATTTACCAGCAAGGTAATTACTATCTAGTCATGGATCATATTAAAAACCTTATCCAAGATTACGGTATGAATGACTCATTGAAGTTCGTAATAATTGAATGA
- a CDS encoding fibronectin type III domain-containing protein, with protein sequence MKTFKAIISFVLTAIILLSSFQLLDAKKPDDSSGDELVEGDFTNRSIQIETYNAEDKQLEKKINPEFKMENTGTASIDLTELELRYFFSIEGETNISLNNFNQPLMDIEVIELENPIEGATHYLRITFDDKGDVFNPGDMETFSFRIIQEGSGSLDQTNDYSFNDSVTYAPWDKVSGYLSGYYFYGDENLFGQTSLQEWNATENQIYIKWNSIEGATGYELKMDGESTILDENQLDYTDSSLEAGTTHTYQIRPLSEYGLVGKWSEEYIIETLPDVPKNIQASSTKSTITLDWDTVNGADSYDVEVFGIPMEANTNSYTDEGLTANTQYTYRVRAKNSSGTGKWSETVAYSTLPDSSSGIWADPQTEEILVSWESVAGATLYELEVDSLLVEVNDSTSYLHQQLETNTLHTYRIRAINSYGNGPWTEYINVYTLLETPHSIQINEINSEDELNYEINWAVIEGATSYEIKIDGQVNSTTSSTVVHENIDSNSQHTYQIRAMNDDTQSNWSQEILKSSTTDAPQNLMLSINSDGLNVSWDTVIGANSYEIEINDQVTDVGLQTTYMLENINFNTTYQVRVRTLSDAGPSNWSDYTVINSSLPAPTNLRAVTSSNAIMVYWEEVEGADMYELLMDGESYMLGPRDNYTHSGLDAYSTHVYRIRAFKDGQASPWSNAITATTVVSEPDFFQVKEVTSESISLTWDNVFGASGYYIEVDGDVKNIDDNTFHHEDLKPNTLHKYRVRAYSGSGKSDWSKYIEQLTAPAIPKNLEAEATETSIILTWSIVPGADRYEVEVDGEIVDVTEEHFEHLELLPNTRHEYRVRTFNEGGASEWSELLAKNTLPSVDINVGQDNYFNFVFVVPKTGDSTRYISVYYNPDQLEVVDLCAVTPDLETETGKIDATNIEVVAHEEGYILYKISNVNKTFMNAIKFLSLTNEHATVNYEID encoded by the coding sequence TTGAAGACATTTAAAGCCATTATATCTTTTGTACTAACGGCAATCATTTTACTTAGTAGTTTTCAATTACTGGATGCAAAGAAACCAGATGATTCAAGTGGTGACGAATTAGTTGAAGGAGATTTTACTAATCGAAGTATACAAATCGAAACCTACAATGCAGAAGATAAGCAATTGGAAAAGAAAATCAATCCTGAGTTCAAGATGGAGAATACAGGGACGGCATCCATTGATTTAACAGAATTAGAACTCAGATATTTCTTTTCTATTGAAGGTGAAACCAACATATCATTGAATAACTTCAATCAGCCACTTATGGACATTGAAGTGATAGAACTAGAAAATCCAATAGAAGGTGCTACCCATTATTTGAGAATTACTTTTGATGATAAAGGGGATGTATTTAATCCTGGGGATATGGAGACATTTTCATTTAGAATCATTCAAGAAGGTAGCGGAAGCCTAGATCAAACTAACGATTATTCTTTTAATGATAGTGTAACTTATGCACCATGGGATAAAGTATCTGGGTACTTATCGGGTTATTACTTCTATGGTGATGAAAATCTATTTGGTCAGACCTCTTTACAAGAGTGGAATGCAACTGAAAATCAAATATATATAAAATGGAATTCTATAGAAGGAGCAACTGGTTATGAGCTAAAAATGGATGGAGAAAGTACAATTTTAGATGAAAATCAATTGGATTATACTGACTCTAGTTTAGAAGCAGGTACAACTCATACCTATCAAATAAGACCATTGAGTGAATATGGATTAGTAGGTAAATGGTCTGAAGAGTACATCATAGAAACTTTACCAGATGTACCAAAGAATATACAGGCAAGTAGTACGAAAAGCACAATCACTTTAGACTGGGATACTGTTAATGGAGCAGATAGCTATGATGTAGAAGTATTTGGGATACCCATGGAAGCAAATACAAATAGTTATACTGATGAAGGCTTAACAGCAAATACTCAATATACATATCGCGTAAGAGCAAAGAATAGCAGTGGAACAGGAAAGTGGTCTGAAACGGTAGCCTATTCAACATTACCGGATTCATCTTCTGGCATATGGGCAGATCCGCAGACGGAAGAAATTTTAGTCAGTTGGGAGTCCGTAGCCGGTGCAACCTTATACGAGTTAGAGGTAGACAGTTTACTAGTTGAAGTTAATGATAGCACAAGCTATTTACACCAGCAGTTAGAAACCAATACGTTACATACTTATCGTATTCGTGCCATCAATAGCTATGGTAATGGTCCATGGACAGAGTACATCAACGTCTATACATTACTAGAAACACCACATTCTATTCAGATCAATGAAATTAATAGTGAAGATGAATTAAATTATGAGATTAATTGGGCAGTCATTGAGGGTGCTACATCGTATGAAATAAAAATTGATGGACAAGTCAATAGTACAACTAGCTCTACGGTAGTTCATGAAAACATTGATTCTAATAGCCAACATACCTATCAAATAAGAGCTATGAATGATGATACTCAAAGTAATTGGAGTCAAGAAATCTTAAAATCCAGTACCACAGATGCACCTCAAAATCTCATGTTGTCAATCAATAGCGATGGATTAAATGTCTCTTGGGATACTGTTATAGGTGCAAACTCCTATGAAATAGAGATCAATGATCAAGTAACGGATGTAGGCTTACAAACCACATACATGTTAGAGAATATAAATTTTAACACTACATATCAAGTTAGAGTAAGAACGTTAAGTGATGCTGGACCAAGTAATTGGAGTGATTATACTGTTATCAATTCATCATTACCTGCCCCAACCAATCTTAGAGCCGTAACAAGTTCTAACGCCATTATGGTTTATTGGGAGGAAGTAGAAGGGGCAGACATGTATGAACTATTAATGGATGGAGAGTCTTATATGCTTGGACCAAGAGATAACTATACCCATAGCGGACTTGATGCATATAGCACTCATGTATATCGAATAAGAGCTTTTAAAGATGGACAAGCCAGTCCATGGAGTAATGCTATCACTGCTACAACCGTTGTTAGTGAACCAGATTTTTTCCAAGTGAAAGAAGTAACAAGTGAAAGTATTAGTTTAACTTGGGATAATGTTTTTGGAGCATCAGGTTATTATATCGAGGTTGATGGAGACGTCAAAAATATTGATGATAATACTTTTCACCATGAAGACTTAAAACCAAATACCCTCCACAAATATCGTGTAAGGGCTTATAGTGGTAGTGGTAAAAGTGATTGGAGTAAGTATATTGAACAGTTAACAGCACCAGCGATACCCAAAAATCTAGAGGCTGAAGCAACAGAGACGTCCATTATTTTAACTTGGTCTATAGTGCCAGGAGCAGATCGATATGAAGTAGAAGTTGATGGTGAAATAGTTGATGTGACAGAAGAACACTTTGAGCATTTAGAACTTCTACCAAATACTCGACATGAATACAGAGTGAGAACCTTTAATGAAGGTGGAGCTAGTGAATGGAGTGAACTCCTTGCTAAGAATACATTACCCAGTGTTGATATCAATGTAGGTCAAGACAATTATTTCAATTTTGTATTTGTCGTACCCAAGACTGGTGATTCAACGAGGTATATATCCGTTTATTATAATCCAGATCAATTGGAGGTAGTAGACTTATGTGCAGTAACACCGGATTTGGAAACAGAAACAGGCAAAATAGATGCTACAAATATTGAAGTGGTTGCTCATGAAGAAGGTTATATCCTCTATAAAATAAGTAATGTTAATAAAACATTTATGAATGCTATTAAATTCTTATCATTAACCAATGAACATGCAACAGTAAATTATGAAATTGACTAA